In Quadrisphaera sp. RL12-1S, the genomic stretch CGGCACGGCGTGCGCGAGCATCTCGTCCGCCAGGCCGCCCAGCTCGGCCACCGTCTCCCCCTTGGCGCGCAGCGCCACGAGGAAGCCCGCCAGCGGCACCGCGGGCGCCTCCCCCGCCATGACCCGCGCCATGGCCCACGCGCAGTCCTCGGAGGTGAGGTCGCGCCCGGCGACCAGCGCCGAGATCAGGGACGGCCAGGTCCGCGCACCGGGTGATCCGAGGGCTGCCACGGCGCCACCCTGCCAGGTGGAGACGGGGATCCGGCAGGGCGGGCCCAGCCGCCACCCAGCCGCGGCTGGTGTGATCGTGACCGCATCGTGTCCGTGCGGCGGGTCCCGACCGTCGCGCGCCGGGGGGCGGACGCCATAATGGCGCCGTGTCGAGCACAGCAGCCCTGCCGCACGCTCCGGCGGCCGTCAACAGGCCCGACCCCGTGTCGGTCGGGACCATCGTCTGGCTCTCCAGCGAGCTCATGTTCTTCGCCGGGCTGTTCGCCATGTACTTCACGGTGCGCGCGGTGGTCCCCGAGCTGTGGCAGGTGGAGCCGAAGCTCTTCAACATGCCCCTGGCCATCACCAACACGACCATCCTCGTGCTGAGCTCCTTCACGTGCCAGATGGGCGTCTTCGCCGCTGAGCGCTACCAGAAGGCGCGCACGGGGTCCCTGTGGCAGGCCAACCGCTGGGGCATGCGCGAGTGGTACGTGCTCACGTACCTCATGGGGGCCTACTTCGTCTCGGGCCAGGTCTTCGAGTACGCCGAGCTGGCGCACGACGGCCTGACCATCTCCTCGACGCCGTACGGCTCGGTCTTCTTCCTGGCCACCGGGTTCCACGGCCTGCACGTCACCGCCGGCCTCCTGGCCTTCCTGCTGGTCATCGGCCGCAGCTTCGCGGCCCGCAGGTTCGGGCACCAGGAGGCCACCAGCGCCGTCGTGACCAGCTACTACTGGCACTTCGTGGACGTGGTGTGGATCGGCCTGTTCTTCATCATCTACATCCTCCGGTGAGCGCCATGACCTGCAGCGTGAGCCTCGTCACCTCCCTGGCGCGCCCTGTCGCGCTTTCCACCGCAACGTTGAGGATGTCCCTGTGAAGGCTGTGAAGGCTCTCGCCGCCCGCCGCCGCCACCCGCTGGGCGGAGTGGTCGTGATGCTGCTGGCGCTGCTCGTCGTGGGCGGCGCCTACTCGGTGCTGACCCCGTCCCCGGCCTCCGCCGCCGGGGCCAGCACGGAGGACGTGCAGAAGGGCAAGGAGCTCTTCCTCGCCAACTGCTCCAACTGCCACGGGCTGCAGGCCCAGGGCACCGGCCAGGGCCCCACCCTCATCGGCGTGGGCGCGGCCTCGGTCGACTTCCAGGTGGGCACCGGCCGCATGCCGCTGTCGGCCAACCTGCCGCAGGCCATCGAGAAGCCGGTGCAGTTCAACGACGAGCAGATCGCCCAGATGGCCGCCTACGTGGCCTCGCTGGCGCCCGGCCCGGCCATCCCGGCCGCCGAGTTCCAGACCTGGACGGACGACCCGGAGCGCATCTCCAAGGGCAACGAGCTCTTCCGCACCAACTGCGCGATGTGCCACAACGCCGTCGGCGCGGGCGGCGCCCTCACCCACGGCAAGTGGGCCCCCAACCTCCAGCAGGTGTCCGCCAAACACGTCTACGAGGCCATGCTGACCGGCCCGCAGTCGATGCCCGTCTTCAACGACGCGAACATCACGCCGCAGGAGAAGCAGGACATCGCCAGCTACCTGCACTACGTCGGCTCGGAGCCGTCCCCGGGCGGCCTGTCCCTCGGTTCGCTGGGCCCGGTCTCGGAGGGCCTGTTCGCCTGGGTCGGCGGCATCCTCGCCCTCGTCGGCTGCGCCATCTGGCTCGGGGCGAAGTCCTCGTGACCCGCTCGCCCCGGCCCTCCACCACCAGCACTGACGTCCGGGAGGACCAGCTGTGAAGGACTCCCCCACCACGGGTCACCACGACGCCGGCCCCAGCCACGGCGGCACCGGGACCGACCTCGCGGCCCCCGAGGGCACCGCCCTCGAGAACCGCTTCGCCAACCCCGGTCTGCCCGCCCACCGCTTCCGGGTGACGGACACCGACCCCAAGGCGGCCAAGCGCGCCGAGCGCCAGGTCTCCACGATCTTCCTGATCTCCGCGATCGGGACCGTGGTCTTCCTCGTCGGGTACTTCGCCCTGCCGATCGACCAGGACAAGAGCCAGTCCCGGCTCCAGCTGTCCACGCTCGTCCTGGGCCTCGGGCTGGGCTTCGCGATCTTCTGCATCGGCATCGGGCTGGTCCACTGGGCCAAGACCCTCATGCCCGACCACGAGCAGGTCGAGCTCCGCCACGACATCCGCGGCACCGACGAGGAGCGCCGCGACGCGGCCAACATCGTCCTCGACGGCGTCGAGGAGAGCGGCGTCATGCGGCGCACGGTCATCCGCAACTCGCTCATCGCAGCGCTCGGCATCCTGCCGATCCCCGCGGTGGTCCTCTTCCGCGACCTCGGCCCCCTGCCCGGCACGGTGCTGCGGGAGACGCTGTGGGAGGAGGGCGTCCGCCTCACCCGCGACCCGGACGGCACCCCCATCCGCGCCGCCGACGTCACCTTCGGGTCGGTCTTCCACGTCATCCCCGACGGCCTGGCCGACTCCGAGCACCCGATCGAGGAGAAGGCCAAGGCCGCCGTCCTCCTCATCCGCATCCAGCCCCAGGACGTCCAGCCCCTCGAGGGCGACCAGGCGTACCGCAACGACTGGGACTACGGCGGCATCTACGCGTACTCCAAGATCTGCACGCACGTCGGCTGCCCCGTCGCCCTGTACGAGCAGCAGACCCACCACCTTCTCTGCCCGTGCCACCAGTCGACCTTCGACCTGACGCAGCACTGCAAGGTGATCTTCGGCCCGGCCAAGCGGCCGCTGCCGCAACTTCCGATCACGGTGGACAGCGAGGGGTACCTGGTCGCCAAGGCCGGGTTCGCCGAGCCGCCCGGCCCGAGCTACTGGGAGCGAGGCGCATCAGAATGAGCTCGATCCTCACCGACAAGAGGACCGCGACGCTCGCGGGGTACGTCGACGACCGCGTCGGCGCGTCGAAGATCGTCAAGACCTTCGCCCGCAAGATCTTCCCGGACCACTGGTCCTTCATGCTGGGCGAGGTCGCCCTCTACACGTTCGTCGTCCTGCTCATCTCCGGCACGTTCCTGACGTTCTGGTACGACCCGAGCATGGCGCTGACCACCTACGAGGGCAGCTACGCCCCCGTGGTGGGCCAGACGGTCTCGAAGGCCTACGAGTCGACGCTGCACCTGAGCTTCGACATCCGCGGCGGCCTGCTCATCCGCCAGGTCCACCACTGGGCGGCGCTGCTCTTCGTGGCGGCGATCCTCGCGCACATGGCCCGCGTCTTCGTGACCGGAGCCTTCCGCAAGCCGCGCGAGCTGAACTGGGTGGTCGGCAGCGTCCTGGCGATCCTCGCCCTGGCCGCCGGCTTCACCGGCTACTCGCTCCCGGACGACCTGCTGTCCGGCAACGGCCTGCGCATCATCTCCGGTGTCATCCAGGCCATCCCCGTGGTCGGCACCTACATCTCGTTCTTCCTGTTCGGCGGGGAGTTCCCGGGCGAGGTGATCATCCCCCGGCTGTTCATCCTGCACGTGATGCTCATCCCGGCCGCGCTGCTCGCGATGATCGGCATCCACCTGGGACTGCTGGTGCTGCACAAGCACATGCAGTTCCCCGGCCCGGGCCGCACCAACACCAACGTCGTGGGCTACCCGGTGCTGCCGGTGTACGCGGCGAAGGCCGGCGGCTTCTTCTTCATCGTGTTCGGCGTCGTGGTGCTCATGGCGGCCACGGTGACGATCAACCCGATCTGGAACTACGGCCCGTACGACCCGTCGCCGATCAGCGCCGGCACGCAGCCCGACTGGTACATCCTCTTCGTGGACGG encodes the following:
- the ctaE gene encoding aa3-type cytochrome oxidase subunit III, giving the protein MSSTAALPHAPAAVNRPDPVSVGTIVWLSSELMFFAGLFAMYFTVRAVVPELWQVEPKLFNMPLAITNTTILVLSSFTCQMGVFAAERYQKARTGSLWQANRWGMREWYVLTYLMGAYFVSGQVFEYAELAHDGLTISSTPYGSVFFLATGFHGLHVTAGLLAFLLVIGRSFAARRFGHQEATSAVVTSYYWHFVDVVWIGLFFIIYILR
- the qcrC gene encoding cytochrome bc1 complex diheme cytochrome c subunit, with protein sequence MKALAARRRHPLGGVVVMLLALLVVGGAYSVLTPSPASAAGASTEDVQKGKELFLANCSNCHGLQAQGTGQGPTLIGVGAASVDFQVGTGRMPLSANLPQAIEKPVQFNDEQIAQMAAYVASLAPGPAIPAAEFQTWTDDPERISKGNELFRTNCAMCHNAVGAGGALTHGKWAPNLQQVSAKHVYEAMLTGPQSMPVFNDANITPQEKQDIASYLHYVGSEPSPGGLSLGSLGPVSEGLFAWVGGILALVGCAIWLGAKSS
- the qcrA gene encoding cytochrome bc1 complex Rieske iron-sulfur subunit — protein: MKDSPTTGHHDAGPSHGGTGTDLAAPEGTALENRFANPGLPAHRFRVTDTDPKAAKRAERQVSTIFLISAIGTVVFLVGYFALPIDQDKSQSRLQLSTLVLGLGLGFAIFCIGIGLVHWAKTLMPDHEQVELRHDIRGTDEERRDAANIVLDGVEESGVMRRTVIRNSLIAALGILPIPAVVLFRDLGPLPGTVLRETLWEEGVRLTRDPDGTPIRAADVTFGSVFHVIPDGLADSEHPIEEKAKAAVLLIRIQPQDVQPLEGDQAYRNDWDYGGIYAYSKICTHVGCPVALYEQQTHHLLCPCHQSTFDLTQHCKVIFGPAKRPLPQLPITVDSEGYLVAKAGFAEPPGPSYWERGASE
- the qcrB gene encoding cytochrome bc1 complex cytochrome b subunit, whose product is MSSILTDKRTATLAGYVDDRVGASKIVKTFARKIFPDHWSFMLGEVALYTFVVLLISGTFLTFWYDPSMALTTYEGSYAPVVGQTVSKAYESTLHLSFDIRGGLLIRQVHHWAALLFVAAILAHMARVFVTGAFRKPRELNWVVGSVLAILALAAGFTGYSLPDDLLSGNGLRIISGVIQAIPVVGTYISFFLFGGEFPGEVIIPRLFILHVMLIPAALLAMIGIHLGLLVLHKHMQFPGPGRTNTNVVGYPVLPVYAAKAGGFFFIVFGVVVLMAATVTINPIWNYGPYDPSPISAGTQPDWYILFVDGALRLMPGWLGPIPTEFSTFGYVWSLNILLPGAVVPGIMILALFAYPWIEAWLTGDTREHHLLDRPRNKPTRTGLGVAALVFYVVMALAATNDLVATHFHISINDMTYVLRTLFFVGPPMAFWVTKRICLGLQRRDRELALHGRETGRIVRTADGEYFEVHEPLDVYERWNLVQHEDDLLVPLPQGKASGLDKLRARMSAFFFEDHVATVTPAELEAAHGHDDGHGQALEGGTEPRAVSAAGAGHESSHGH